TGAGGATTCTGTAGTTGTCGCTGCGTCTGAACACCCTGAAGAATACAGACGTGTGCTCCCGCAGGTCGCCGGAGGCCATGACGAGCAGCCCGAACGGGCCGACCCCGCCTGGCACGGACACGCCTCTCTCCTCACACAGCTTCTGAGGGTCCAGCAGCCACTTGGGCTCGAAGGTCTCGGCCCCTTCCAAGTCTGGGATCTGGAAGACGACCTCCACGGCCGCCTGTGCGCCCGCGCCGGTGATCTCCTTCACCCCACCGGTGTTGACGTGCAGTCCAACCAACTGATGGCCGACCCTTTTGGTCCTCAGTGTCTCTATCTCATCAACCGGCCACTGGCGCAGCTGCTTCCCGTCACCGTCAAGCCACACCTTCCTTGGAACAATCTGGATGCGCACATCATAGACAGTTAGTATATAAGTAAAGACCTTTTAATGGTGCAAAACATCTAAAATCCAATCTTTACGAGTAAAAACAACATCAGAGCAAGTAAAACACTCTTGTCACTGAAATCATGAAGTTGGGCAACCAGTTCATCAAATCGATGATATTCAACTAAATTAATAAATAATGACCAAGGACAACTTGTACAATGCAAGGTATAAAGAATGTTTATAAGCACCATTCATCGAGCCAAACATGTGCAACTGAACAAGGATCCGATCCTAGGTATAAACAGAAACAAATGGAAATAAAAATGAATATACACCAAGATTGGGAATTTTTTTTCTAAGCTTATTATTACTTAGGATGGTCTCAGTCCATGACCAGATGCAGGTTTGTGATCTGCCAGTCCCATTACATAATTTGTTCACTGTGAAATATCCTGGTTATCTCTTACTTCCCCTGTTTTCAGGAGAAACTACAAAGATCTCCCATGCAGACTTAGTAGTCACATTAGGCTTCTAAAAATCAAGAAAGTCTAACAATTGAGCATGAACCATACGATACTTCGCCAGCTCTCGGGAGTGGATCTTTGGGCAACTCGCGCTAGCATCTCTAGCAACTACGTATCATGCATTGGGCGAGTTTTTTGTGCGAAAAAAACACACACAACGCTTTCAGGAGTGGATCTTTGGGCAACTCGCGCTAGCATCTCTAGCAACTACGTATCATGCGTTGGGCgagttttttgtgcgaagaaaacaCACACACCGCTTTCAGGAGTGGATCTGCGCCAACATCTCTAGCACCTACCTATCATGTGTTGGTTGAGTTTTTTGTGCACAAAAAAGAAAACACAACGCTCTCGGGAGTGGAACTATGGGCAGCTCGCACCAGCATCTCTAGCAACTACCTATCACGTATTGGGCAAGTTTTGGAACTAATTTGGGTGTTTTTCAGGTGTTTGTGCTCCGTATTTCGGAACTAATCCGGGTGTTTTTCAGGTGTCGTAGTCTACTGCACCGTCAGTTATCCAAGTCAAACTGCATATCATTATGGATTGTCAGACAATGAATCCATCGTttccttgtactccctccgtaaactaatataagagtctTTATaacactattttagtaatctaaacgctcttatattagtttacagagggagtatctttttAATCTTCGTTGTGAATTTTACAGTCCAACCGTCTGAACTTATGAATATACAGTACTAGTTTGCGGCTGCTCTATGTTCGTTCCCATCTTAGCGTCCGTGCACAAGGATGTTAAATATTAGGGACTAGTACATGACAAAAGAAACTGCAGATTGATCTGAGAAGTTAACACAGCAAAGTTGATTCTTTGTAGCTCGGAACCTAAGGCTGTCTGAAAAGAAACATAACATATGACCAGCAGGACATGGCCGCTCAGATTTCAGGGCGAGTTCCTACAGAAAACGTCTATCTTGCTGTATCAGAAACATGTAACCTCATAGGCAAGCACCAACACTAGCATCTTACTGTCCGTCCAAATGAAAATGCGCATTCACCGAGTCAATACCTGAACCACCGCCATTGCTGTGTGCTAAGGACCATCTCCTTACCACCTATTTCGCGGTTCATTCTTGACTCCAGACTCATCGCCGGCTGCTCACACCAAGGCCAAAATCCAGGTGTCGCAGTGCAGCGCCGTCCTGACCCTGTTGATGGTGCAGGAGATGAGGCTGTCCACCCCAAGGTCTGCGCCGAATCCACGGTGGGCGGCGTCGTCGGAGAAGAAGGCTGTGGATGGAGGGGCTCCGACGCGGGATTTTGCTCGGTGGGATCTCGCCAGATCTGGCCCAGGGCGGTGCTATACCGAGGGGTGGGTGGTGGAGGCAGTGCGGTGAGGTGGCCGGCCGGtgctggtcggcggcggcggagggagttcGCCTGGGATTGTAGGGAGGTGGCCGGAGTGTGGAGAAAGGTACGCACGGGAGATGAGATGGTGCAGGTCCGGCAGAGAGATGGGTGGCTCGGCTGGATTCGTTTTGTTTCGGTCCACCAGCCGACACGTTACTGACATCGCACGATTAAAATCCTACCCATGGCTCACGCGGGCGTGTGCTCGGAAGCCATAAAAACAGGTTCaaaaacatttatttaggtttttaTATTATAATTTGATTCATTATATAGGACCTAAACAATCCCCCCCCTAATAATATGAAATTACCAATTTTTCCCAAGCTAAATTATAAGTGGACCTCTACTAACCTCCTTTTTTTGTGGACGGACCTTTACTAACCCTTGGGCCAACTTAATTACTCCCTCCTCCGTAGACTAATATaaaacagttttgctagaactcatctagatgagatttaatttggtctcattcaccttttatagccattggatgtggtgctataagatgcgtgtgtgctgacgtgggttgtatccgTTCTTGTTTTccagatgaatgagaccaaattacgtctcatctagatgagttctaggtactcccaatataaaagcatttagatcatTAAAATAATGACCTAagcgcttttatattagtttatagaagGAGTACTCACCACAGAATGTATGCATCATAATAAAAAGTCTCAAGTAGACAATGAGCATGATCAGTTAGTTGATCGGAAATTGAGTGCACCTGAAGGCCGGACCAGCCTCTGGCGATGTCGTCGTCCTCGCTGTCGGACTCGTTCACCCACGCCCACAGCACACGCCGGTTCTTGCGCGCGTCGAAGAAGGACTTGGATGCGTACACATGGCCGTAGTCGAAGCGGCGCCACGTCCGGCAGTCCTCGATGATGCGCTCGCCGTCCACCTCCGGCGTGAAGGTGTCTGCCACGTTGTCGTACTGCCCAACCGCGTAGTAGTCCTCGGTCGTGTTCATCACGCTCAGCTTCAGCACGTGCCTCATGGCACCACTCGCCGTACCGGCCGCGTAGTCGAGGCGTCCCTCGTCCATGCCGGGCTCCGCCACCGGAAACAGGTCTGGGCACTCGACCATGCCGGCGGCGCGCGATGTGTACAACGGTGAGGCGTTCCGCTCCCAATGCCGGAAGTCCTTGCTCCGGTAGACGAGCGTGGAGGCAATGCCCGTGTTGTTGCTGCCGACCTGGGCCGCGACGAGGATGCGCCACATGCCATCGCTGCCTACCCATGCAGTGCTAGGGTCGCGGAACTGGTTGAAGAGGACGTCAGCCGGGTGCGGGATGACGGGGTTGTAGGCGGGCTTCACCCACTCGCGGAGCAGCGGGTCGGCGGGGTTCTTGGCGAAGGCGATATTCTGCACCTGCACGCGGTCGGCGTCGCCGCCGGTGTAGAGCATGGCTGGGACGCCCCCAGGGAGAATTGTGGCCGAGCCTGACCAACAACCATTGGCGTCAAAGGGGGCGGTAGGGTCAATCGCAGTTTCGAGGGCGGCCCAGTTTACAAGGTCCTGGGAGACCGAATGCCCCCAAGAGAGGTTGCCCTTGCCCCATGTCGCACCCAGTGGGTTGTACTGGTAGAAGAGGTGGTACACTCCGTTGTGGTACATCGGCCCTGTAGGTACATGCAACGAAAATGATTAGAGAAATTTCTATAGCATTGTGTCATTGTGTACGGCTCTTTCAAAGAACATGAAACCACGTGTCCATGTGTTAGCCCGTAGGTGCAGTGCAGTTTCGAGGACGAAAGCTAAATTGGTTGCTGCAGGCTGTTTTTCTTTTCTTGACCATGTACTTTATCTTCTTCTATATTAAGTTTACATGTATAGTTCTCATGCATGGATAGAAAGAAACATGGAAT
The window above is part of the Triticum aestivum cultivar Chinese Spring chromosome 2A, IWGSC CS RefSeq v2.1, whole genome shotgun sequence genome. Proteins encoded here:
- the LOC123191056 gene encoding fructan 6-exohydrolase-like isoform X2; amino-acid sequence: MARARLPLAACVVAFHLCLLLCPTSSLRRLPEAESVAARHGGSSRTAYHFQPAKPWQNESVAVRHGGSSRTTGYHFQPAKNWQNDPNGPMYHNGVYHLFYQYNPLGATWGKGNLSWGHSVSQDLVNWAALETAIDPTAPFDANGCWSGSATILPGGVPAMLYTGGDADRVQVQNIAFAKNPADPLLREWVKPAYNPVIPHPADVLFNQFRDPSTAWVGSDGMWRILVAAQVGSNNTGIASTLVYRSKDFRHWERNASPLYTSRAAGMVECPDLFPVAEPGMDEGRLDYAAGTASGAMRHVLKLSVMNTTEDYYAVGQYDNVADTFTPEVDGERIIEDCRTWRRFDYGHVYASKSFFDARKNRRVLWAWVNESDSEDDDIARGWSGLQIVPRKVWLDGDGKQLRQWPVDEIETLRTKRVGHQLVGLHVNTGGVKEITGAGAQAAVEVVFQIPDLEGAETFEPKWLLDPQKLCEERGVSVPGGVGPFGLLVMASGDLREHTSVFFRVFRRSDNYRILMCTDLTRSTRRDKVYKLAYGGFVDMDMEEQGSTISLRTLVDYSVVESFGGGGRTCMTARVYPEHAEKSNSHVFVFNNGTGGVKVTRLDAWRLKTATVNVVPLRG
- the LOC123191056 gene encoding fructan 6-exohydrolase-like isoform X1; translation: MARARLPLAACVVAFHLCLLLCPTSSLRRLPEAESVAARHGGSSRTAYHFQPAKPWQNESVAVRHGGSSRTTGYHFQPAKNWQNDPNGPMYHNGVYHLFYQYNPLGATWGKGNLSWGHSVSQDLVNWAALETAIDPTAPFDANGCWSGSATILPGGVPAMLYTGGDADRVQVQNIAFAKNPADPLLREWVKPAYNPVIPHPADVLFNQFRDPSTAWVGSDGMWRILVAAQVGSNNTGIASTLVYRSKDFRHWERNASPLYTSRAAGMVECPDLFPVAEPGMDEGRLDYAAGTASGAMRHVLKLSVMNTTEDYYAVGQYDNVADTFTPEVDGERIIEDCRTWRRFDYGHVYASKSFFDARKNRRVLWAWVNESDSEDDDIARGWSGLQIQIVPRKVWLDGDGKQLRQWPVDEIETLRTKRVGHQLVGLHVNTGGVKEITGAGAQAAVEVVFQIPDLEGAETFEPKWLLDPQKLCEERGVSVPGGVGPFGLLVMASGDLREHTSVFFRVFRRSDNYRILMCTDLTRSTRRDKVYKLAYGGFVDMDMEEQGSTISLRTLVDYSVVESFGGGGRTCMTARVYPEHAEKSNSHVFVFNNGTGGVKVTRLDAWRLKTATVNVVPLRG